In the Candidatus Cloacimonas acidaminovorans str. Evry genome, one interval contains:
- a CDS encoding anaerobic ribonucleoside-triphosphate reductase activating protein, which yields MNIGGLQKFSLLDYPGQLSAIVFTQGCNFRCPYCHNPELVDPQRYSPLLETEKVLRFLYRRHKKLSAVVVTGGEPTLQEDLIPFLKLTKAMRYKIKLDTNGSRPEVLQEIVNQGLVDYFAMDIKAPLKLYKVITRADLEVGTIEKSMELIRRSGVDYEFRTTYFDLLLSTYDLASMQDLLKPGDKFIIQQCHYNKTLDEIKRENIVTGSFSFHENPACLSLIHWGTEHSIKISLRSL from the coding sequence ATGAATATTGGAGGGTTGCAAAAATTTTCGCTGTTGGATTATCCGGGTCAGTTATCTGCCATTGTTTTTACGCAGGGCTGCAATTTTCGCTGTCCTTATTGTCATAATCCCGAACTTGTTGATCCCCAAAGATATAGCCCCTTGCTGGAAACAGAAAAGGTTCTGCGTTTTCTTTATCGTCGTCATAAGAAACTTTCCGCAGTAGTAGTTACAGGAGGTGAACCAACCTTGCAAGAAGACCTTATTCCTTTTCTAAAGTTAACAAAAGCAATGCGTTACAAAATAAAATTGGATACTAACGGTTCTCGTCCTGAGGTCTTACAGGAAATCGTTAATCAAGGACTGGTGGATTATTTTGCGATGGATATAAAAGCCCCGTTGAAACTTTATAAAGTTATAACCAGAGCGGATTTGGAGGTAGGAACAATAGAAAAAAGTATGGAGCTTATTCGCCGATCAGGAGTTGATTATGAATTCCGCACTACTTATTTTGATTTGCTTTTAAGCACTTATGACCTTGCTTCTATGCAAGATTTACTGAAGCCAGGCGATAAATTTATCATTCAACAATGCCATTACAACAAGACCCTGGATGAAATCAAAAGAGAAAATATAGTAACCGGTTCTTTCTCTTTCCATGAAAATCCTGCCTGTCTCTCGTTAATCCATTGGGGCACAGAACATAGCATAAAAATATCTTTGCGCAGTTTATGA
- a CDS encoding ribonucleoside triphosphate reductase → MFSSIRKRNGSIVPFKQQKIAKAIESAGLATGEFGKDIAGVLTLRVLNLAQQVIQDEIPEVEKIQDIVEEVLLASPYKKTAKAYIIYRDQHSRIRELVSKAGVELIDQYLEKLDWQVNENSNMAYSLQGLNNYIASEVSKTYWLNKIYPPEIREAHLSGDFHIHDLGQLSVYCVGWDLMDLLLTGFCGAEGKVESTPAKHFRSALGQIVNFFYTLQGEAAGAQAFSSFDTLLAPFIYYDRLSYKEVKQALQEFVFNINVPTRVGFQTPFTNITLDLKPHQIYKDQAVIIGGKPRDKNYGDFQAEMDILNRAFLEVMIEGDAKGRVFTFPIPTYNITKDFEWDNPNLEYLWEVTAKYGIPYFSNFVNSDMDPKDARSMCCRLRLDTRKLETRGGGLFGANPLTGSIGVVTINLPRIGYLAKTEEEFFQLLEERLLLAKKSLEIKRKVLENFTAGGLYPYTKFYLKSIYERFQQYWKNHFSTIGIIGMNEAMLNFMGENLGTKKANAFALKIMDYLRKRLLEFQEETQNNYNLEATPAEGTSYRLALLDRKHFPDIICANCDADSPFYTNSSQLPVNFSDDIFEVLDLQDELQTKYTGGTVLHIFGGERVEYGQSIKALVKTICEGYRLPYFTFSPTFSICPQHGYLDGEQPICPLCQKKTEVFSRIVGYLRPVSQWNEGKQAEFKMRTNFDLQKSKKKDSSAIAKSHFA, encoded by the coding sequence ATGTTTTCATCTATTCGCAAAAGAAACGGTTCTATCGTTCCTTTTAAACAACAAAAAATAGCCAAAGCAATTGAAAGTGCAGGACTTGCCACAGGTGAATTCGGAAAAGATATTGCCGGGGTTTTAACCTTACGGGTTTTGAATTTGGCACAGCAGGTTATTCAAGATGAAATTCCTGAAGTGGAAAAGATTCAGGATATTGTAGAAGAGGTCCTGCTTGCCTCACCTTACAAAAAGACCGCCAAAGCATATATTATTTATCGTGATCAGCATTCTCGGATTCGGGAACTTGTTTCCAAAGCTGGAGTGGAATTGATAGATCAATATTTGGAAAAGTTGGATTGGCAGGTGAATGAAAATTCCAATATGGCATATTCTCTGCAGGGATTGAATAATTACATCGCTTCGGAAGTAAGTAAGACATACTGGCTGAATAAAATATATCCTCCGGAAATCAGGGAAGCACATTTAAGCGGGGATTTTCATATTCACGATTTGGGTCAACTTTCTGTTTATTGTGTAGGTTGGGATTTGATGGACCTTCTTTTAACGGGATTTTGTGGTGCGGAAGGAAAGGTGGAAAGTACTCCAGCCAAACATTTTAGAAGTGCATTAGGGCAAATTGTAAATTTCTTTTATACTTTACAGGGTGAAGCAGCAGGCGCACAAGCATTTTCCAGTTTTGATACTCTTTTAGCACCCTTTATTTATTATGACCGTTTAAGTTATAAAGAAGTAAAACAGGCACTGCAGGAATTTGTTTTCAACATCAATGTTCCTACCAGGGTTGGTTTTCAGACCCCTTTTACCAATATCACTTTAGACCTGAAACCGCATCAGATTTATAAAGATCAGGCAGTTATCATTGGGGGCAAACCAAGGGATAAAAATTATGGTGATTTTCAGGCAGAAATGGACATTTTAAACAGAGCATTTCTGGAAGTAATGATTGAAGGTGATGCCAAAGGGCGGGTTTTCACTTTTCCGATTCCTACCTATAATATAACTAAGGATTTTGAATGGGATAATCCTAATCTGGAATATTTATGGGAAGTAACTGCCAAATACGGTATTCCCTATTTTTCCAATTTCGTAAATTCTGATATGGACCCCAAAGATGCACGCAGTATGTGTTGTCGTTTGCGTTTGGATACCAGAAAACTGGAAACCAGGGGTGGTGGACTTTTTGGTGCTAATCCTTTAACCGGTTCCATCGGAGTGGTAACTATTAATTTACCTCGTATCGGTTATCTGGCAAAAACGGAAGAGGAATTTTTTCAGCTTTTGGAGGAGCGTTTACTGCTGGCAAAAAAATCCCTGGAAATAAAACGCAAGGTGCTGGAGAATTTTACTGCTGGTGGACTTTATCCTTACACCAAGTTCTATCTGAAAAGCATTTATGAACGTTTTCAGCAATACTGGAAAAACCATTTTTCCACTATCGGAATTATCGGTATGAACGAAGCGATGTTAAACTTTATGGGTGAAAACTTAGGAACAAAGAAAGCTAATGCCTTTGCCTTAAAAATAATGGATTACCTGCGTAAGCGTTTACTGGAATTTCAGGAAGAAACCCAAAATAATTATAATCTGGAAGCAACTCCTGCCGAAGGAACAAGTTATCGTTTGGCGCTTTTGGATAGAAAACATTTTCCCGATATCATTTGTGCCAATTGTGATGCGGATTCACCTTTTTATACCAATAGCAGTCAATTACCTGTAAACTTTTCGGATGATATCTTTGAGGTTTTGGATTTGCAGGATGAACTTCAGACCAAATATACCGGTGGAACGGTTTTGCATATCTTCGGTGGAGAAAGAGTTGAATATGGACAAAGCATAAAAGCCCTGGTAAAAACAATCTGTGAGGGTTACCGTTTGCCCTATTTTACTTTTTCTCCAACCTTCAGTATTTGTCCTCAGCATGGTTATTTGGATGGTGAACAGCCAATTTGTCCTCTCTGTCAAAAAAAGACAGAGGTTTTTTCCCGAATTGTTGGCTATTTACGTCCCGTTTCTCAATGGAATGAAGGCAAGCAAGCCGAATTTAAGATGCGCACCAATTTTGATCTGCAAAAGAGCAAGAAAAAAGATAGTTCCGCAATCGCTAAAAGTCATTTTGCTTAG